The proteins below are encoded in one region of Halobaculum roseum:
- a CDS encoding GNAT family N-acetyltransferase codes for MFESATGGSAGDSSRLESTTCRGIEEIRENQLNNLVTQSEGGTLFHRYGWLAAVEEGLDVEPRHVIVRKGDNPVGFLPNFAADLPLPGEVGDRIADALPLEIVQPPPPGYGGPILTSDTLEILARLFDPAALTNGPRTVSHYVQTFDPDAVRYGRFLESLGYTPKITECTFVLDLDDDWETIHDNMDKGRRRGIRRALEQDYEVEIRPFGDELKRTHDDYVSNIERVGGNRLPLRFFEAIAARIPERVRLFKAVVDGDEVGRYVYLLDDESSVLHHWLSAIGDSDDFDRYPSELLHQRAIKWGMREGYDRYSFGPVSPHFSNSVFRFKEKYGGKPVQLCRWERGTLPGASTVYDLARTRYRRSQIDTE; via the coding sequence ATGTTCGAGAGCGCTACGGGCGGATCCGCCGGTGATTCTTCCCGCCTTGAGTCCACAACCTGTCGTGGTATCGAGGAGATCCGCGAGAACCAGTTGAACAACCTCGTGACGCAGTCGGAGGGCGGAACGCTGTTCCACCGATACGGCTGGCTGGCGGCCGTCGAGGAGGGTCTCGACGTCGAGCCGCGGCACGTCATCGTGCGCAAGGGCGACAACCCCGTCGGGTTTCTCCCGAACTTCGCGGCCGACCTCCCGCTACCGGGCGAGGTCGGCGATCGGATCGCGGACGCGCTTCCGCTCGAGATCGTGCAACCGCCGCCTCCCGGCTACGGAGGCCCGATCCTGACGAGCGACACGCTCGAGATCCTCGCCCGGCTCTTCGATCCTGCCGCGTTGACGAACGGCCCCAGAACGGTCTCCCACTACGTCCAGACGTTCGATCCCGACGCCGTCCGGTACGGGCGATTCCTCGAATCGTTGGGATACACTCCGAAGATCACCGAATGTACGTTCGTTCTCGACCTCGACGACGACTGGGAAACTATCCACGACAACATGGACAAGGGACGGCGCCGCGGGATACGCCGGGCGCTCGAACAGGACTACGAGGTGGAGATCCGTCCGTTCGGCGACGAACTGAAACGGACGCACGACGACTACGTCTCGAACATCGAACGGGTGGGTGGAAACCGACTCCCGCTGCGGTTCTTCGAGGCGATCGCGGCGCGGATCCCCGAGCGCGTCAGGCTGTTCAAGGCGGTCGTCGACGGCGACGAGGTCGGACGGTACGTCTATCTCCTCGACGACGAGAGCTCGGTACTCCACCACTGGCTGTCCGCCATCGGCGACAGCGATGACTTCGATCGCTACCCCTCCGAGCTTCTCCATCAGCGGGCGATCAAGTGGGGGATGCGGGAGGGGTACGACCGCTACTCGTTCGGGCCGGTCTCGCCACACTTCTCCAACTCCGTGTTCCGGTTCAAGGAGAAGTACGGCGGGAAGCCGGTCCAGTTGTGCCGCTGGGAACGGGGCACGCTTCCGGGGGCGTCGACCGTCTACGACCTCGCCCGTACGCGGTATCGGCGGTCACAGATCGACACCGAGTAG
- a CDS encoding gluconate 2-dehydrogenase subunit 3 family protein, producing MQLSRRDAMLALSAAGVGSLAGCGAPVASDGPGDGTTTDDEDGGARDDTVGDHELSTLIAVARAVYPSAVDGVDEFVRTYTGGRVDGDGAYARGVADAVETLDEYTGNLYDAQYVDLEPADRVEALDVMSVDVAEPEPDGTDPQRVRHYLVNELLYALYASPTGASLAGLENPPGHPGGTESYREGPNR from the coding sequence ATGCAGCTCTCCCGTCGCGACGCGATGCTCGCGCTGTCGGCAGCGGGCGTCGGATCGCTGGCCGGCTGTGGCGCGCCGGTCGCGAGCGACGGCCCCGGCGACGGCACCACCACCGACGACGAGGACGGAGGAGCGCGCGACGACACAGTCGGCGACCACGAACTGTCGACGCTGATCGCGGTCGCCCGCGCGGTGTACCCCTCCGCCGTCGACGGGGTCGACGAGTTCGTCCGCACCTACACCGGGGGCCGCGTCGACGGCGACGGTGCGTACGCCCGCGGGGTCGCCGATGCGGTGGAGACGCTCGACGAGTACACGGGGAACTTGTACGACGCGCAGTACGTCGATCTGGAACCTGCGGACCGCGTCGAGGCGCTGGACGTGATGAGCGTCGACGTGGCGGAGCCCGAACCCGACGGCACCGACCCCCAGCGCGTCCGCCACTACCTCGTGAACGAACTGCTGTACGCGCTGTACGCCTCGCCGACCGGCGCGTCGTTGGCTGGACTGGAGAACCCCCCGGGCCACCCGGGCGGCACCGAGTCGTACCGGGAGGGACCGAACCGATGA
- a CDS encoding DMT family transporter, which translates to MNLRSVWRTAPTTGVLFVLLATLWGGSFVAIEAGVKEWPPLLFAAIRYDLAGVLVLAVAAVGGGRVLPRTRGDLAAVASLAVFVVFAHHALLYVGQETVPGPVASAVVALSPVLTALIAPYVLGAGELGRVQYLGVALGFLGVVSVTDPGGAGGIPATGTLLVFGATVAFAVGTVLLRRVRPTISAAALQGWGMLTGAVLLHGGSRALGEAQTVAVSTTGVATLAFLVVGPGVIAFLLYFRLLDSVGATRTMLVGYLEPIAAAGLSFALFGYVPTDGAVIGFLLVLGGFALVEGHALRDAAGGAVGRLRAALP; encoded by the coding sequence ATGAATCTCCGTTCTGTTTGGAGAACCGCGCCGACGACCGGCGTGTTGTTCGTTCTCCTTGCGACGCTGTGGGGCGGGTCGTTCGTCGCCATCGAGGCCGGCGTGAAGGAGTGGCCGCCGTTGCTGTTCGCGGCGATCAGGTACGACCTCGCGGGCGTACTCGTGCTCGCGGTCGCGGCCGTTGGGGGTGGACGCGTGCTGCCGCGGACCCGAGGCGACCTCGCCGCCGTCGCGAGCCTCGCGGTGTTCGTCGTCTTCGCACACCACGCGCTGTTGTACGTCGGACAGGAGACGGTCCCCGGCCCCGTCGCCTCCGCGGTCGTCGCGCTCTCGCCCGTCCTGACTGCGCTGATCGCGCCGTACGTGCTCGGCGCGGGGGAACTCGGTCGAGTCCAGTATCTGGGGGTCGCCCTCGGGTTCCTCGGCGTCGTCTCGGTGACGGATCCCGGGGGAGCCGGCGGTATCCCGGCGACCGGAACGCTGCTCGTGTTCGGGGCGACCGTCGCGTTCGCCGTCGGGACGGTCCTGCTGCGGCGGGTTCGGCCGACGATCTCGGCGGCGGCCCTGCAGGGGTGGGGGATGCTGACCGGAGCCGTCCTGCTGCACGGCGGGAGCCGTGCCCTCGGCGAGGCCCAGACGGTCGCCGTCTCGACGACGGGGGTGGCGACGCTCGCGTTTCTCGTCGTCGGCCCCGGCGTGATCGCGTTCCTGCTGTACTTCCGGCTGCTCGACTCGGTGGGGGCGACGCGGACGATGCTCGTCGGCTATCTCGAACCTATCGCTGCCGCGGGACTCTCGTTCGCGCTGTTCGGCTACGTGCCGACCGACGGGGCCGTTATCGGCTTTCTCCTCGTGCTTGGCGGCTTCGCGCTCGTCGAGGGACACGCCCTCCGCGACGCCGCGGGCGGTGCGGTCGGACGGCTCCGCGCGGCGCTTCCGTGA
- a CDS encoding GMC family oxidoreductase yields the protein MSADGTDSENGRDRTPSPRVDVCVVGAGPAGGLVAAELSAAGHDVVVLDAGPRFDPEDRTERMERHLRPGVDGPVWDTDPERDAYSSTGDRYYPLNAARVKGIGGSTLHWQGMVMRMHEQDFELGSATGMGADWPIDYDDLRPYYADAEGELSVSGASDNPFAPPREEPHPLPAFPPSYSDSLFAEACEQVGLATHSVPNARNSEPTDEASACVGYGTCRPVCPSGAKYDATRHIDAAEANGARVLDRVPVQRLEHDDRGERVTAAVYATPDGEEHRQEAREFVVAAGGVETPRLLLLSRSEAYPDGLANSSGLVGRYFMDHLFAGMGGTLDEPTRQKHVGFNTTESHQFYDRPDDSRTAIKLEFLNYAGPSPADIALGADSFGDDLLEEIREGYGQHVAMGALVEQLPRRENRIRLDPSRTDDHGNPVPDVVWSLDQTTRRTIERANEIQREVLEELGVDIGWTVGPDNTGPAYHHMGTTRMGTDPAESVVDPQLRTHDLANLTLAGSSVFVTGGAMNPTLTIAALSLKAAEHVAERL from the coding sequence ATGAGCGCCGACGGGACTGACAGCGAAAACGGAAGGGATCGAACGCCGTCGCCGCGGGTCGACGTGTGCGTCGTCGGCGCGGGACCGGCGGGCGGGCTCGTCGCCGCGGAGCTGTCGGCGGCCGGCCACGACGTGGTCGTTCTCGATGCCGGTCCTCGGTTCGATCCCGAGGACCGCACCGAGCGGATGGAACGGCACCTCCGGCCGGGCGTCGACGGCCCGGTGTGGGACACCGACCCCGAGCGCGACGCCTACAGCAGCACCGGCGATCGGTACTACCCGCTCAACGCCGCTCGCGTGAAGGGGATCGGCGGGAGCACGCTCCACTGGCAGGGGATGGTGATGCGGATGCACGAGCAGGACTTCGAACTGGGGTCGGCGACCGGGATGGGCGCCGACTGGCCGATCGACTACGACGATCTGCGACCGTACTACGCCGACGCCGAGGGGGAGCTGTCCGTGTCGGGCGCCTCGGATAACCCCTTCGCGCCGCCGCGGGAGGAACCGCACCCGCTGCCGGCGTTCCCGCCGTCGTACTCGGACTCGCTGTTCGCTGAGGCGTGTGAGCAGGTCGGCCTCGCGACCCACTCGGTGCCGAACGCGCGCAACTCCGAGCCGACCGACGAGGCGAGCGCGTGCGTCGGCTACGGCACCTGCAGACCCGTCTGCCCGTCGGGCGCGAAGTACGACGCGACGCGGCACATCGACGCTGCTGAGGCGAACGGCGCGCGCGTGCTCGACCGGGTCCCCGTCCAGCGGCTCGAACACGACGACCGCGGAGAACGTGTCACCGCGGCGGTGTACGCGACCCCCGACGGCGAGGAGCACCGTCAGGAGGCTCGCGAGTTCGTCGTCGCCGCCGGCGGGGTCGAGACGCCGCGGCTCCTCCTGCTCTCCCGGAGCGAGGCGTACCCGGACGGCCTCGCCAACTCCTCGGGGCTCGTTGGCCGATACTTCATGGACCACCTGTTCGCGGGGATGGGCGGGACGCTCGACGAGCCGACCCGCCAGAAGCACGTCGGCTTCAACACCACCGAGAGCCACCAGTTCTACGACCGACCGGACGACTCCCGGACCGCGATCAAGCTGGAGTTCCTCAACTACGCCGGTCCGTCGCCGGCGGACATCGCCCTCGGTGCGGACAGCTTCGGCGACGACCTGCTGGAGGAGATCCGCGAGGGATACGGCCAGCACGTCGCGATGGGGGCGCTCGTCGAGCAGTTGCCCCGGAGGGAGAACCGGATCCGGCTGGACCCCTCGCGGACGGACGACCACGGGAACCCCGTCCCCGACGTGGTGTGGAGCCTCGACCAGACGACGCGCCGGACCATCGAGCGCGCCAACGAGATCCAACGCGAGGTGCTCGAGGAGCTGGGCGTCGACATCGGCTGGACGGTCGGCCCCGACAACACCGGTCCGGCGTATCACCACATGGGGACGACCAGGATGGGTACCGACCCCGCCGAGAGCGTCGTGGACCCGCAGTTGCGGACGCACGACCTCGCGAACCTCACGCTCGCCGGGAGTTCGGTGTTCGTGACGGGCGGCGCGATGAACCCGACGCTCACGATCGCTGCGCTGTCGCTGAAGGCGGCCGAGCACGTCGCGGAGCGGTTGTAA
- a CDS encoding Lrp/AsnC family transcriptional regulator, with translation MDERDVRILKAIADLGTGSPERINEETGIPVSTVHYRLNNLREAGVITNDLYDLDLDALGLGVTVLVEVLADYAGEHADVASTITEIEGVTTLLSTMGETDFVAVAHLPDDKAVGRLLREFERIPAVERTNSTYVIETLYDDARALSSYSTESLVEALVDE, from the coding sequence ATGGACGAGCGCGACGTTCGCATCCTCAAGGCGATCGCCGACCTGGGTACCGGGAGCCCCGAGCGGATCAACGAGGAGACCGGGATCCCGGTCTCGACCGTGCACTACCGGCTGAACAACCTCCGGGAGGCGGGCGTGATCACCAACGACCTGTACGACCTGGACCTCGACGCGCTCGGATTGGGCGTGACGGTGCTCGTCGAGGTGCTCGCCGACTACGCCGGCGAGCACGCGGACGTCGCGTCGACGATCACCGAGATCGAGGGGGTGACGACGCTGTTGTCGACGATGGGCGAGACCGACTTCGTCGCGGTCGCACACTTACCCGACGACAAGGCGGTCGGGCGGTTGCTCCGTGAGTTCGAGCGGATCCCGGCCGTCGAGCGGACCAACTCCACGTACGTCATCGAGACGCTGTACGACGACGCACGCGCGCTCTCGTCGTACTCGACGGAGTCGCTCGTCGAGGCGCTCGTCGACGAGTGA